The window ataaaatatattaagataacACTATTTCTTTAAACACAAGAAAAATTTGTGCATATATAAGTCATAaaagacaacaaaatatttttttaatcatacataCCTCGCTGAATCCTTACTGAGCGTCGAATACCTCGCTGAATCCTTACTGAGCGTCTAGCTTGTTATGATGAGATAAAGTGAAAGCGGAAGTTCAATTGCGCATGCGCAACTGGGTAGCAGGGAGCTGTCGAAAGCTGcatgtgaaaacaatgcactgttatgcagaatatcgaacccgaacattaaaaaattggaaaataaaaaattaattttcttgaaaatatgtcaactagacgctacaaaagtgtaaacttgatcggtagtttgacattttgaagctgttcagcaaatttcatattgttcctcaaacgcataaagaaaaacaaatgtggaaaactgaagtgggacagacagacggacggacggactgacggacgcagaggaaagctatagtcccctccggtgaaaaccggtaggggactaataaccgGATTTGTATTTGGAAACCTGGATAAAAAATAGTCAGGTCGTCTGATATAGGAATTTGAATCTGACATTACGATTGTTTTGtacagtccgtgatttttcttaggttgctgaaggttttGATCGATCGATTAACTGGTTTGAACTggatcgtgtagatttcagttctGTCAATTTCTATACAGCTGTGAATTACGGTCagttttcgtaaaaaaaaatatagaaggAATCATAGTTAGTAGATGTAAatgcatgtaattttttatatgcactgtatatatttattacGGGTTTTATTATGAATTCATCCTTAAGATTAAGAAATGTAACTTCATATGGAAAAATTCCTGTACAGACTTGACATGGAAACCTTGATTAAGACCTATTAGATTAATcaattgaaagtgtgtgtgtgtgtgtggggggggggggggggggggggggctagactgatcctcaaatatcttgacaagcaaaaaacaaacaaactttttccccaaatcatgaaaatcctaatccggggggggggggggggggggggctgcatCCTCTATTATGCCATGTGTCTAATGGTTATGTCTAACTGTGCAAAaataactgggggggggggggggagaaggGGGGGACTAAGCCCCCAGCCCCCTGGTTCCGTCGCCTATGTATTAATTCCACAGGTCAAACTATTTTATTacttgacaaaaaaatatggaaaaatgttctttccttatgatatttttttttaatttggctTATATCGTTCGAGAATTCGTATTCCAAGATCAAGTAATAATGGAGGAATGTTCCCCTTTGTTATTACTTCACATGTATGCTTATATATTTGAGCATTTCAATTCTTGATtgcatttttaataacatttttaattcttaaattatattaaaaagatacaCGGCACGTTATTATAAGCTcgttaaattttaataatatacagttcaattaaaaatcataaattaataCATAGGAAATCAACTTGAACCTCGAAAACGAACAGATGGATATGAGGAACGCTCTCTGTCTAATAACGCGAATATACTTTTTTCGAACAAGGAAATCCACCTATGTTAAGCATTACAAAAATTGTTCGTATCCAGGAGCAAATcagtttttcataattttttcttacaaaactGCATTTATAGATCATTATAAAGGTTTTTATGAATAACATGCTTGTAGAGCAATCGCAACTTATCGggcctcgaatgtattacctaggcgtctaCGACAACcccctttttgtaaaacttgaaataaatagaacacattttacgatctgttgagatgtgagctatacatcattaaagtaaacgatatacactaaaatataacacagaagcgacatatAAGACTGTCTAGCCggtacttattttaatgggaagcgactccattttctataaaattctaacatccggtgatgttaatacattccaGGTGTTTTTCCGaacttgccggaaaggcccgagaagttgcgattggcttgtagagatcccccctgagggttaattttcgatccgcgcttgacctagtaatagcatcaatagtgaaacagactatactattttatgcagaatgttccttgaaaatggctcgatatactaagtttttaatgcaaaacagacacccattatttttctaaaaacatggtattgcacaccacaagcatcacaCATGGGGCGACTTCGGTTCATACTCGAGTACGTACTATAGTTACTAGAGTTGCAACCGAACACCGGTAGTTTCAACCCGAATTACGTCATCTGACCTAATGAACTCTACCTTCTAAAACCCAAGCACGCTGTAGAATCACTCGAGTTCTAAGATGGCGTCGGAAAGTGCAAATGCAGATGTGTAAGTTTTAATTTGTCgcatttatcttttattatattgaatatatagaatatttttCGTTATTATGCGTACATTTTAATCGACCTGCGCACTATCTTGAACAGGATGGGATTTATACTCAGAAAATTTGTCATCTTGGAACATTTATgcataaataatttgtttaacaGTTTACATGTGAAAATGTTAACGGTGTTTAACattgatgaatatatatatgattgaaGTTAATACTGAATATATGACAGAAATTTCTTTTGGCCACCTTGAATAAAAGTTTTGAAAGCATCAAATTAGGgttaattttgcttttaactTATTCAATGTACCAACTATCACAGAACCAGATTATTGATGTTGACAACTAGACAGTTTAGTagattaaaatatgttaaatgtattgtagGGTACACATAATACTCTATAGAGGTACAGAGCAATTGCAAGCAGTCTTATCAAGAGACTTGTACGAGATGGTGAACGACCCTAACTGCGGTAACATTTCTTGATTTACATTAGTGGGACTTTTTGCTAAAATTGTAATCTGGAacatttttcaagttttttttaagataaacatagtcaaaatgtaatcaaataaattaaaggCCAAAATGCCTTATATAGGATTTAATTATGTTTTGACTGTGTTTATACCAAAAATGACTTGAAAAATGAATTTGGTTTATTTCTGAGacatagaaaatataaatatctgattAATTTATGTTGCATAAgtactgtaaatgtatttatatgcCTTTGCTTTCATaactttgtgtaaaacaataaaaacgaATCTTGTTTAGCTTTCAATTAATTCACAATCTGAATtgttaatgaaaagaaaattgctctatactctgtcccaagatatcctggattcacatttggcttaattgcttgataattataaatacctcaggattaaaacgatgttcattcgaaagtatgaaaaatttccaagatttctcaattgaaacgcccctgttagcttatcaggtttcaatccAATGCTTAAAagtgtgatgtctacggagattatttattgcagcaagcccggatgataacgttgaaaaattgcggatgtattccgaatggagaaaagatgtaaacattccccattataaatctctgtaaggaatctgttttcgttcctgtgaatttttccgagtgaaagatgatagaGTGTCAATGAAATaattggaaaatatccctttcaactatttcaattgcacttctttcacaggtatttgtatttttaataaaaatcgtccaaaatgtgctgcataaatatcttgggacagactatagactaGTATCTatacttcattatttttacataaatatttcttCACATTATAGACCCAAATCTTAAGGAGCAGGTATATAAAGCTGCGGTTAACAACACAACGTCAAGTGACACAAGTAGACCAAGTACAACGTCAAGTGACACAAGTAGACCAAGTACAACGTCAAGTGACACAAGTAGACCAAGTACAACGTCAAGTGACACAAGTAGACCAAGTACAAGTAGCAGTAGTTGCTCTTCCCCAGTAAACGGACCTGAAAAAGTAATGAAATAACCATGCATTCCATATTACTTGTATAATTCCAACTGACACTgaatgaataaatacatgttaaacttaataaaatgtacagtcATGTTAATGAGAAAATGATTCATAATTTAATTCAACCAATTTGATTCTTAAAGCTGCATGGTCTgattttacatcaaattttatGACTGCTTTTAAATGATGGTTATGCTAgtaatttgtattaaaaaaaatagacttTGCAATAGTTTTCCCATCAAAATTTAGTgatatttagataaaaaaaaattatttacaaaatttgactTAAAAACAAATGACACAAAAGGGTATCAtgttatttcgcctcatattGAAATTCGCCCCTGAGGTTGAGGCGGCTATAATGGTATTAAAACTATGAAATTGCTATAGATAAAGGTCataatgtttttaatgttttagcGCATCAAAAAAAACTGTGAACATTTTGTTCACTAATATTTCTtaagtttaattgtttacaatcgatgcataacatgcagatttgaataaatctaataattTGGGTGATGAAACtaaacggtttccttttctaaacattcccattATGCAGTTTGggggttttttggtttttttttagtatgCCCATAGAAATTAttgtatttactttgaatatttctaacacTTTGAAGGGACACCAATTCTTCTGGTGTAAATAGGCAAACGTCTATAACTGTCTAAGATAATTTGTTTCgatagaaaattatttgatacagtTATAATGAAACAATAAGACCATGCACCTTAAACACATTAATTGGGATACAGCATTCTTCAAGTAAATCATTTCCTTGAGTTATGTTAGTgataagttttatatttttcggTAGGTTCATATTTGGAAGGAGTGTGAAGAGAAAGAATTGATCTCCATCAGATCTGACATGGAAGAAGAGTTTGAACAAGTTAAAAACCATGATGTTTTGTGGAATCGgataacaaaaacattaaataacCACAAAGTCCCTGTTACTTGCAACCAAGTTAAAAACAAGtggaaaaatttgaagaaaaccTACAAAAAAGTAGTTGATGATAATCAAAAAACGGGAAACAAGAAAACTACATGGAAgtattttgaagaatttaattTACTGTATGGAAATAGAGCTTCAACAACTGCTAAGGTAACATATGACAGTGTAAAGGGGACACTGAACAGTCCACAGTCAGAAGAAAGTTCTGGTGAACATGGTCAAGGAGCACCTGCTTGTTCTGCATCCACATCTGCACATCAGAATACTGGTAAAAGAAAACCATCAAAAAGTGTAACTGGTGATCATGAATTAGAGTTCAAAAATCCCAAAAAAGCAAAGTTGGCAAATGTTGTTGACAAATTAACTGCACAAGGCGATGAAATGATCCAAGAAATGCGAAAACAACATGAGGCAAAGATGAATCGCTTTGACAAGCTACTGGACTTGCTaggaaaaagaaattaaatctgCGTTAATGTATTTCTCATTCAATTACTGT is drawn from Crassostrea angulata isolate pt1a10 chromosome 5, ASM2561291v2, whole genome shotgun sequence and contains these coding sequences:
- the LOC128185222 gene encoding uncharacterized protein LOC128185222, with amino-acid sequence MASESANADVVHIILYRGTEQLQAVLSRDLYEMVNDPNCDPNLKEQVYKAAVNNTTSSDTSRPSTTSSDTSRPSTTSSDTSRPSTTSSDTSRPSTSSSSCSSPVNGPEKVHIWKECEEKELISIRSDMEEEFEQVKNHDVLWNRITKTLNNHKVPVTCNQVKNKWKNLKKTYKKVVDDNQKTGNKKTTWKYFEEFNLLYGNRASTTAKVTYDSVKGTLNSPQSEESSGEHGQGAPACSASTSAHQNTGKRKPSKSVTGDHELEFKNPKKAKLANVVDKLTAQGDEMIQEMRKQHEAKMNRFDKLLDLLGKRN